DNA from Terriglobia bacterium:
AAAAGAACCACTTCACGGTACAGGGAGATTTGTACAAGCAGGAAGACGGCGAGAGCGTGGTCGCGACGAGTTACACAGCTCCATTCTCCCGGATAATCGATGCCAACGCGCATCTCTCTGGAGGCAACATCCTCGGGAGGTGGACGCACGGTATTTCTGACGGCAACGACATCCAGGTGCAGGCATATTACGACCGCACGAACCGGCACGAACCCAATTTTGGGGATGTTAGAGACACTTTCGACGTCGATTACGTTCAACACGCGCGAATAACGCGGAATGACTTTACGTTCGGATTCGGCGCGCGCTTCAGCCGCGGCAATGATCTCCAGGTGGTCTCGGGTCTGACCTTCAGCCCGGCAAAGAGAACCGACGCCCTCATTACGGGGTTTATCCAGGATGAGTTCGCGATTGTGCCGCAGCGGCTGTCGCTGACTATCGGGACGAAACTGTTGCACACGAATTTTACTGAGTTCGAGCCCGAACCCAGCGCTCGGCTGCTATGGACGCCAAATGACAAAATGACGTTCTGGGCCGCGGCGACGCAAGCGGTGCGAACACCATCAGACGCCGAGCACGACTTCTACCTTTCGGGCTTTCTTGGGCTCGCCCCTGACGGAACGCCCTTCTTCGCGCGCTTCAATGCGAACAAGGACTTCCGCCCGGAACACATGAATGGGTTCGAGTTGGGCTACCGGCAACTTATAAGCAAAAAGCTCTTTGTCGATGTCGCAAGTTTCTATAACCACTACAGCGATTTATTCAGCGAGGACATCACGGGGGGACCCTACCTGGAGACCACGCCGCAGCCGACGCACTACCTTCTGCCTGCGGAGTTTGGCAACGGCCTAATGGGGAATACGAAAGGGTTTGAAGTTTCGCCCGAGTGGCGTCCGACGAACTTCTTCCGGCTTCGCGGGTCCTATTCGTACCTGCACATGAGTATCGCGAGGTCGCCGAACTCGATAGACATCGGCACGGCGCCGCAGATTATGGGCTCCAGCCCACAGCACCAGGTCACCGCGACGTCTTCGTTTGATCTGCCCTCGGCCTTCTTGCTCGATCTCGACTTTCGTTTCGTCAGTTCCCTTCCCGCCCAGAAAGTGCCTGCCTATTCGACGGCCGACGCTCGGTTTTCGAAGCAATTTGACAACGGATTTCGGATTGCACTCGTCGGACGTAATCTGCTTCAGCCGCATCATCTAGAGTTCGGGACAGACCCGGGAGCGACAGCCAACGACATCACCCTGGTCGGGATCCGGCGAAGCGCCTATATCGAGCTGAGTTGGGTGCACTGATGCGGGAGTCGAACCGAGTACGTGGGCCGCGCAAGATACTACGACGTGTGAATCGACTCGTAGTGCACGTTCTCCTTACGATCGCCCTTTTGGCCAATGGCGAACTCGCGCTGGATGGACAGCAGATCAGGCCCACGGAAGCCCAGTTGAAGGCTGCCTTCCTCTTCAATTTCGGAAAGTACGTCACTTGGCCGAGAATTACCGGAGACACCTTCTCGATCTGCCTCCTCGGGCAGGACCCTTTCGGGCCGGTACTCGATTCCATTGTGGCCGGCGAAAAGCTGGGCGGGAAACCAGCGGATGTTCGGCGCATCCGAGGTGCTCAGGAGGCATCCACCTGCCAGATAGTTTTCATCAGTTCTTCCCAGGAAAGCCATTTGCAGTCGACGCTAGTGGAACTGGCGAAATATCCGGCCTTGACCGTGAGCGACATCCCTGACTTCGTCCGTCGCGGGGGCATGATCCAGTTCGTCGATGAAGACGACCGCGTGAGGTTCATCGTGAATCTCTCGGCCGCCCAGAAGGCTGGATTTGTGGTCAGTTCCGAGCTGTTAAAGGTAGCCAAGTACGTACAACGCGAAAGTGGACCGGGGGGTGTCTAGTGCGCCTCCAACCTTCCATTTCGCGA
Protein-coding regions in this window:
- a CDS encoding TonB-dependent receptor, with the protein product MRLLVNCRQFTVLVLVLGSIIPCRAANATQNDQQTAKELKQLSLEQLSNIEITTTSKGPTNAFRAPAAVYVITAEDIRRAGVSTIPDALRLAPGVEVAQIDSNKWAIGIRGFGSRLSRSVLVLIDGRTVYTTLLAGTYWEVQDTLLSDIDRIEVIRGPGGTIWGPNAVNGVINIITKSASETHGTRVEVGGGNVQQGFANFRYGGATKGGFNYRVYGKWFTRGPMYHPDGRNFDDWRGGQGGFRTDWNNGEKNHFTVQGDLYKQEDGESVVATSYTAPFSRIIDANAHLSGGNILGRWTHGISDGNDIQVQAYYDRTNRHEPNFGDVRDTFDVDYVQHARITRNDFTFGFGARFSRGNDLQVVSGLTFSPAKRTDALITGFIQDEFAIVPQRLSLTIGTKLLHTNFTEFEPEPSARLLWTPNDKMTFWAAATQAVRTPSDAEHDFYLSGFLGLAPDGTPFFARFNANKDFRPEHMNGFELGYRQLISKKLFVDVASFYNHYSDLFSEDITGGPYLETTPQPTHYLLPAEFGNGLMGNTKGFEVSPEWRPTNFFRLRGSYSYLHMSIARSPNSIDIGTAPQIMGSSPQHQVTATSSFDLPSAFLLDLDFRFVSSLPAQKVPAYSTADARFSKQFDNGFRIALVGRNLLQPHHLEFGTDPGATANDITLVGIRRSAYIELSWVH
- a CDS encoding YfiR family protein; amino-acid sequence: MNRLVVHVLLTIALLANGELALDGQQIRPTEAQLKAAFLFNFGKYVTWPRITGDTFSICLLGQDPFGPVLDSIVAGEKLGGKPADVRRIRGAQEASTCQIVFISSSQESHLQSTLVELAKYPALTVSDIPDFVRRGGMIQFVDEDDRVRFIVNLSAAQKAGFVVSSELLKVAKYVQRESGPGGV